One window of the Podospora pseudopauciseta strain CBS 411.78 chromosome 4, whole genome shotgun sequence genome contains the following:
- a CDS encoding hypothetical protein (EggNog:ENOG503NZBB; COG:E), translating to MSGLYRAPKAGEDPDRPVNVVFVGAGAVGCFYASRLHHPDRNIHVSLIARSNYRALEESGVKLQTHTFGDYTFRPAAVYPSPDAASKGAVKQWDYIIVTTKALPDVSDDSALIAPLVSEGSCIVLIQNGVGVEEPYRLRFPANPIVSGVTVISAEQISPGVIRQNRWTRLHLGPYSDSANSTSDSVETGDGTTGALVPPSPTPTPDSDSDSLNETLLSVGLDHCDRLGHYWTAFGSIPDITVSSEIDLQLIRWHKLTINAAFNPSSVLSGGLGNADMVRDPELRRHLYGVMKEIWDAAPKILGRGFPGELAGPEKILKSTERNVGSKPSMLLDWEAGRRMELEVILGNPVRLGRRRGVELRRMGTLYALLRSMQAVREGRKARL from the exons ATGAGTGGGTTATATCGTGCTCcgaaggcgggggaggatcCGGATAG GCCAGTGaatgttgtttttgttggggCTGGTGCAGTTGGTTGTTTTTATGCTTCGAGGTTGCATCat CCTGATCGTAATATTCACGTGTCTCTTATCGCACGCTCAAACTACCGCGCCTTGGAGGAGTCGGGGGTCAAACTCCAGACTCACACGTTTGGGGATTACACCTTTCGTCCTGCGGCTGTTTACCCTTCACCGGATGCTGCGTCCAAGGGAGCAGTGAAGCAGTGGGACTACATCATCGTCACGACGAAGGCCCTCCCAGATGTGTCAGACGACTCGGCGCTTATTGCCCCATTGGTGTCGGAGGGGTCGTGTATAGTCCTCATCCAAAACGGGGtcggggtggaggagccGTATCGACTGCGCTTTCCTGCCAACCCGATTGTGTCTGGGGTGACTGTCATCTCGGCGGAGCAGATCTCCCCTGGGGTGATCCGGCAGAACCGCTGGACACGCCTTCACCTTGGGCCGTATTCTGATAGTGCGAACTCGACTAGCGACAGCGTCGAAACGGGAGACGGCACAACGGGGGCTTTGGTGCCCCCTTCCCCGACCCCAACCCCGGATTCTGACTCTGACTCTTTGAACGAGACTCTCCTCTCTGTCGGCCTGGATCACTGCGACAGGCTGGGCCACTATTGGACTGCCTTTGGCTCGATTCCTGACATTACCGTGTCGAGTGAGATCGACCTGCAACTCATCCGCTGGCACAAGCTGACCATCAACGCGGCGTTCAACCCGTCGTCTGTCTTGTCGGGCGGGTTGGGGAACGCGGATATGGTGCGGGATCCGGAGCTGAGGCGGCATTTGTACGGGGTGATGAAGGAGATTTGGGACGCGGCGCCGAAGAtacttgggagggggtttccgGGGGAGCTGGCGGGGCCGGAGAAGATATTGAAGAGCACGGAGAGGAATGTGGGGAGCAAGCCGAGCATGTTGCTTGActgggaggcggggaggCGGATGGAGCTGGAGGTTATATTGGGGAATCCGGTCAGGTtagggaggcggaggggggtggagttgAGAAGGATGGGGACGCTTTATGCTTTGTTGAGGAGTATGCAGGCGGTgagagaggggaggaaggcAAGGTTGTGA